The following are encoded in a window of Mycoplasmopsis bovis PG45 genomic DNA:
- a CDS encoding zinc-dependent alcohol dehydrogenase family protein has protein sequence MKMKALVYHGDHKIALETVDKPVILKPTDAIVKVTKTTICGTDLGIYKGKNPEVADGRILGHEGIGIVEEVGSSVSNVKVGDKVLIGCVTPCGKCDNCRQQLYSHCREAEGGWKFGYMINGTQAEYVRVPFADNSLYKYPESISDEVAVMLSDALPTGHEIGVQYGNVAPGKSVAIVGAGPVGMGALLTAQLYSPAHLIVIDFDKNRLEMAKKLGATHTLVPDETLLTKLQEIVGTDGVDVAIEAVGVPQSWDTCQKIVKAGGNISVVGVHGKKVDFNVQELWIKNLTVTTGLVNTNTLPMLINAVSTGKLPVQGLITHRFNLSDMMKAYDTFLNASDNKAMKIFIDATK, from the coding sequence ATGAAAATGAAAGCTTTAGTTTATCATGGCGATCATAAGATTGCCTTAGAAACTGTTGACAAGCCAGTTATTTTAAAGCCAACAGATGCAATTGTTAAAGTGACAAAAACAACAATTTGCGGTACAGACCTAGGTATTTATAAAGGTAAAAACCCAGAAGTTGCTGACGGAAGAATTTTAGGCCATGAAGGCATTGGAATTGTTGAAGAAGTCGGATCAAGTGTTTCAAATGTTAAAGTTGGAGACAAAGTTTTAATAGGTTGTGTTACACCTTGTGGCAAATGTGATAATTGTAGACAACAACTATACTCACACTGTAGAGAAGCTGAAGGTGGTTGAAAATTCGGATATATGATTAATGGAACACAAGCTGAGTATGTAAGAGTTCCTTTTGCAGATAATAGTTTATACAAATACCCTGAATCAATTTCTGATGAAGTTGCTGTTATGCTATCTGATGCTCTCCCTACTGGGCATGAAATTGGCGTGCAATATGGTAATGTTGCTCCTGGTAAGTCAGTAGCTATTGTTGGCGCTGGTCCAGTTGGTATGGGTGCATTGCTAACAGCACAACTATATTCTCCAGCGCACTTAATTGTGATTGACTTTGACAAAAACCGTTTAGAAATGGCGAAAAAACTAGGTGCAACACACACATTAGTGCCTGATGAAACATTATTAACTAAATTACAAGAAATTGTTGGTACTGACGGTGTTGATGTTGCTATTGAAGCAGTTGGTGTACCACAATCATGAGACACATGTCAAAAAATAGTTAAAGCCGGTGGAAACATCTCAGTGGTTGGTGTTCATGGTAAAAAAGTTGACTTCAACGTTCAAGAGTTATGAATTAAAAACTTAACAGTTACAACAGGATTAGTAAACACAAACACACTTCCAATGTTAATTAACGCTGTATCAACCGGAAAACTACCTGTTCAAGGCTTAATTACTCACAGATTTAACTTATCTGATATGATGAAAGCATATGACACTTTCCTAAATGCATCTGATAATAAGGCGATGAAAATTTTCATTGACGCAACAAAATAA
- the secA gene encoding preprotein translocase subunit SecA, whose protein sequence is MNLFKSTEMRIAERVLKKINQFEPLISKLTNEELKNKTIQYRARLAEGESLDKIRPEAFAVCREATKRILGKRPYDVQMLGGVLLDLGSIAEMKTGEGKTITSIAPVYLNALSGKGAIVSTVNEYLAQRDAEEMGQVFTFLGLSVGINRAQMDPSLKREAYACDITYSIHSELGFDYLRDNMASSIEEKVQRGLHFCLTDEADSILIDEAKTPLIISGGQSEDSNVYLASDQFVRTLDENDYEIDEETKAISLTFNGVQKANRFFNFDNLYDIKNSEIVHRIQNALRAHKVMKNNVEYIVRDGKIELVDAFTGRIMEGRSYSEGLQQAIQAKEMVEIEPETKTMATITYQNFFRMFDKLCGMTGTAKTEEQEFIDIYNMRVNVVPTNKPVIRQDLKDSIYASYQAKWMAVVEKVKELYEKGQPVLVGTAQIEDSELLHELLINAEIPHTVLNAKQNASEAEIISHAGQVKAVTIATNMAGRGTDIKPSPEALALGGLYVLGTDKAESRRIDNQLRGRSGRQGDPGVSKFFLSIDDQLMRRFSNYEEFKEQFKNDGDKEVTTKSLLYGFSEAQKKIEGFNYDTRKNVLHYDDVIRQQRDLFYAQRDLILINDDIEFVINRMIKSNANSIVNMPKFKDKGNIFKYHDFIEYINETILGKTIKTKLMYDDIKDLHDNDLLQYVSDFLLASYHKWRDKALDNTDLSYVRWYEKNIILRIIDKYWQNHIDTMDKLRSHTNLVQYAQKNPYQVYTQEGSKKFDEMLSNIAYDAMTEIFKDRLGAESLITSEMENDPIFRQLVDNIILDDMPDDEREELIVNMYKNVKSQIEQNINDANSLENE, encoded by the coding sequence ATGAATTTATTTAAGTCTACTGAAATGAGAATTGCTGAAAGAGTACTTAAAAAAATTAATCAATTTGAGCCACTTATTTCTAAATTAACTAATGAAGAATTAAAAAACAAAACAATTCAATATAGAGCCAGACTTGCCGAAGGCGAGTCATTAGATAAAATTAGACCTGAAGCTTTTGCAGTGTGTAGGGAAGCTACTAAAAGAATTTTAGGAAAAAGACCTTACGATGTACAAATGCTAGGAGGTGTTTTACTAGATCTAGGTTCTATTGCTGAAATGAAAACTGGTGAAGGTAAAACCATTACTTCTATTGCACCAGTATATTTGAATGCACTTAGTGGCAAGGGTGCTATTGTTTCAACAGTTAATGAATACTTAGCACAACGTGATGCCGAAGAAATGGGGCAAGTTTTTACATTTTTAGGCCTTAGTGTTGGCATTAATAGAGCACAAATGGATCCTAGCTTAAAAAGAGAGGCATATGCTTGTGATATTACATACTCTATTCACTCTGAACTAGGTTTTGACTACCTAAGAGATAATATGGCTTCTAGCATTGAAGAAAAAGTGCAAAGAGGCTTGCATTTTTGCTTAACTGACGAAGCTGATTCTATATTAATTGATGAAGCTAAGACACCTTTAATTATTTCAGGCGGACAATCTGAAGATTCAAATGTTTATTTAGCATCTGATCAATTTGTGAGAACATTAGACGAAAATGACTATGAAATAGATGAAGAAACTAAAGCCATATCCCTAACTTTTAATGGTGTGCAAAAAGCTAATAGATTCTTTAACTTTGATAATTTATATGACATTAAAAACTCAGAAATAGTACACCGGATTCAAAATGCACTCAGGGCTCACAAAGTTATGAAAAATAATGTTGAGTACATTGTGAGAGATGGAAAGATTGAATTAGTCGATGCTTTTACTGGCCGGATAATGGAAGGAAGATCATATAGTGAAGGCTTACAACAAGCTATTCAAGCTAAAGAAATGGTTGAGATTGAGCCCGAAACTAAAACAATGGCTACAATTACCTACCAAAACTTTTTCCGTATGTTTGATAAGCTTTGCGGTATGACTGGTACAGCCAAAACAGAAGAGCAAGAATTCATTGATATTTACAATATGAGAGTCAATGTTGTTCCCACCAATAAGCCTGTAATTAGGCAAGATTTAAAAGATTCAATTTATGCATCATACCAAGCTAAGTGAATGGCTGTTGTTGAAAAAGTTAAAGAACTTTATGAAAAAGGACAGCCGGTTTTAGTCGGTACTGCCCAAATTGAAGATTCAGAATTATTACATGAATTACTCATAAATGCTGAAATTCCGCACACAGTACTTAACGCTAAGCAAAATGCTTCTGAAGCCGAAATTATTTCGCACGCTGGACAAGTAAAGGCTGTTACTATAGCAACAAATATGGCTGGTCGTGGTACCGACATTAAACCTAGTCCTGAAGCACTAGCTTTAGGTGGACTTTATGTGTTAGGAACTGATAAAGCTGAAAGTAGAAGAATTGACAACCAGTTACGTGGTCGTTCTGGTCGTCAAGGTGATCCAGGGGTGTCTAAATTCTTTCTTTCTATTGATGATCAACTTATGCGTAGATTTTCTAATTATGAAGAATTTAAAGAACAATTTAAAAACGATGGCGACAAGGAAGTAACTACAAAATCGCTTCTATATGGTTTTTCTGAAGCTCAAAAGAAAATTGAAGGATTTAACTATGACACTCGTAAGAATGTCTTGCACTATGATGATGTTATTCGTCAACAAAGAGACCTGTTTTATGCACAAAGAGATCTAATCTTAATAAATGATGATATTGAATTTGTTATTAACAGAATGATTAAAAGTAATGCTAATTCAATAGTCAATATGCCTAAATTTAAAGACAAGGGCAACATATTTAAATATCACGATTTTATTGAATACATCAATGAAACAATACTAGGCAAAACTATTAAAACCAAATTAATGTATGACGATATTAAAGACTTGCATGATAATGATTTATTGCAATACGTTAGTGATTTTCTTTTAGCTAGCTATCATAAATGAAGAGATAAGGCTTTGGATAATACTGACTTATCTTATGTAAGATGATATGAAAAAAACATTATATTAAGAATAATTGATAAGTATTGACAAAATCACATTGACACAATGGATAAATTAAGATCGCACACAAACTTGGTGCAGTATGCACAAAAAAATCCTTATCAAGTTTATACTCAAGAAGGAAGTAAAAAGTTTGATGAAATGCTCAGCAACATTGCTTATGATGCAATGACAGAAATCTTCAAAGACCGACTTGGAGCTGAAAGCTTAATAACTAGTGAAATGGAAAATGATCCTATTTTTAGACAGCTAGTTGACAACATAATTCTTGACGATATGCCTGATGATGAACGTGAAGAATTAATTGTAAATATGTACAAAAATGTTAAATCGCAAATAGAACAAAACATAAATGATGCTAATAGCTTAGAAAATGAATAA
- a CDS encoding DUF2188 domain-containing protein yields the protein MSALDKKHDKKVTVWHVTPKGDVWQVKGSGALRATKIFNTQKEAIDYANELSKRNSGSVLIHRTTGEVRASINNKNKAKAK from the coding sequence ATGAGCGCTTTAGACAAAAAGCATGATAAAAAAGTAACTGTTTGACACGTTACACCTAAGGGTGATGTTTGACAAGTCAAAGGTTCAGGCGCCCTTCGTGCCACTAAAATTTTTAACACTCAAAAAGAAGCTATTGACTATGCTAATGAATTATCAAAAAGAAATAGTGGCTCAGTTTTAATTCATAGAACAACTGGTGAAGTTAGAGCTAGCATAAACAATAAAAATAAAGCAAAAGCAAAATAA
- a CDS encoding ABC transporter permease subunit gives MWVKSNNWNKDLVKESTFFRFRYINKKSNTATSWKTHPVYFHLLFIAFIAVCLYSIYALSGNIKISNFNDVAKKLKLLFSFGNKYTERTGRFDGNYENLFIETMKVLWVTIKLALTGTFIGFVLSLVTAYFSFATPTNKYSAFLVFAIMLILRSIPELVFIQLFILSIQNELSLLLVYIWFTWLWLHKYYEELLVSVDLEAYKISLMQGNSKTKAFFKEIYPRVKNRIIALFIFSFESNMRWASILGALTLPGIGKLIYYASKQITYFNELGIPLLVLMVFVLLLEVLNYIFKRYLFEAKTKVILPKKDETKASYYNRLSKKANVRRIIIILIFVLFATVSIVTFATTSIKIHNLDATKEFFKHVFNPDFSHFSFKSTDVHHNPILLIWNSLQFSFASLFICIVLTIISIRLQSLNLNRLYVAATARSLNVLVRLIPTTVLFYTFFNIFPSPITLLMLVVSIHQMCSQSKQLTEVVDNLDIEIINNMRMQGYTNNQIFLKYVLPAIKVDFISMTIFYFELIFRNSITYYVLANQELHIGRNINKYLDTRSYQPGIALSYVWLSCFSILLINIIGRLIVRRVKR, from the coding sequence ATGTGAGTTAAATCAAATAATTGAAACAAAGACTTAGTCAAAGAATCGACATTTTTTAGATTTCGTTATATAAATAAAAAATCAAATACAGCAACAAGTTGAAAGACACATCCAGTTTACTTTCATCTCTTGTTTATAGCCTTCATAGCAGTTTGTCTATATTCAATATATGCTTTATCAGGAAATATAAAAATTTCTAATTTTAATGATGTAGCCAAAAAATTAAAACTCTTGTTTTCTTTTGGAAATAAATATACTGAAAGAACAGGCAGATTTGACGGTAATTATGAAAACCTATTTATAGAGACAATGAAAGTGTTGTGAGTGACTATCAAGTTAGCACTCACAGGAACTTTTATTGGATTCGTTCTCTCTTTGGTTACTGCGTACTTCTCTTTTGCTACACCAACTAATAAATATAGTGCTTTTTTAGTGTTTGCCATAATGCTAATTTTGCGTTCTATACCTGAATTAGTTTTTATTCAGCTTTTCATTCTTAGCATTCAGAATGAACTAAGCTTATTGTTAGTTTATATATGATTCACATGACTATGGTTGCATAAGTATTATGAAGAATTATTAGTTTCTGTTGACCTAGAAGCTTATAAAATTTCTCTAATGCAAGGTAATTCAAAAACAAAGGCTTTTTTCAAGGAAATTTATCCAAGAGTTAAAAACAGAATAATTGCATTGTTTATCTTTTCATTTGAATCCAATATGAGATGAGCATCTATTTTAGGTGCCCTTACATTACCAGGTATTGGTAAGTTAATTTATTATGCATCAAAGCAAATTACATATTTCAATGAGCTAGGTATTCCGCTTTTAGTGCTAATGGTGTTTGTTTTGCTTTTAGAAGTGCTTAATTATATTTTTAAGCGGTATTTATTCGAAGCAAAAACAAAAGTCATTTTGCCTAAAAAAGATGAAACCAAGGCTTCTTATTACAACAGACTTTCAAAAAAAGCAAATGTTAGAAGAATAATAATTATTCTAATATTCGTACTTTTTGCGACTGTTTCAATTGTTACATTTGCCACAACTAGCATCAAAATTCATAATTTGGATGCCACTAAAGAGTTTTTTAAACACGTATTTAATCCTGATTTTTCTCACTTTAGTTTTAAAAGTACTGACGTTCATCATAATCCAATATTACTTATTTGAAATTCATTACAATTTTCTTTCGCTTCCCTATTCATTTGTATTGTTCTGACTATTATTTCAATTAGACTTCAGTCTTTAAATCTAAACAGGTTATATGTTGCTGCAACAGCACGTTCATTAAATGTTTTAGTAAGATTAATTCCAACTACAGTATTGTTTTATACATTCTTTAATATTTTTCCTAGTCCTATAACATTATTAATGCTAGTTGTTAGTATCCATCAAATGTGTTCACAGTCTAAACAGCTCACGGAAGTTGTTGATAATCTAGACATCGAAATAATAAATAATATGCGAATGCAAGGTTATACCAACAATCAAATTTTTCTTAAATATGTCCTTCCAGCAATAAAAGTAGATTTTATATCAATGACCATTTTCTACTTTGAATTAATATTTAGAAATTCAATCACTTATTATGTTTTAGCCAACCAAGAATTACACATTGGAAGAAATATAAATAAATATCTAGACACAAGAAGCTACCAACCTGGAATTGCACTTTCTTATGTATGATTAAGTTGCTTCTCAATACTTTTAATCAATATAATAGGCAGATTAATTGTTAGAAGAGTCAAAAGATAA
- a CDS encoding ATP-binding cassette domain-containing protein: MSKVIELKGIYAKYNKKSDFILENLNLDVNEGEFIAIIGPSGVGKSTLFKVLVNAINVSKGEIKIFGQNIYKTSVKDNKLTDNKLTKTHKKLDNKSSYDSNLAPDNHFSESVDDENKNPNSKTKKCIFNSKKLFLKRQKKKIMSRIGFLTQKPNLINTENVYNNIIRSISQYENWFYKLFSIITKKQKINIFSKLDELGILDKAFYKVSDLSGGQQQRVEIAKLLVKNVDLILADEPTSNLDRQNSLEVLAILREISKQGKTIIVNIHDLGLVKKNFDRVIAIKNKTIVFDKLTKDVEQCELNQIIETKT, translated from the coding sequence ATGTCTAAAGTTATTGAATTAAAAGGAATTTACGCTAAGTATAATAAGAAAAGCGATTTCATACTAGAGAATTTAAATTTAGATGTTAATGAAGGTGAATTTATAGCCATTATAGGGCCTAGTGGTGTAGGAAAAAGTACACTATTTAAGGTCTTAGTTAATGCAATAAATGTTTCAAAAGGCGAGATAAAGATTTTTGGCCAAAACATCTATAAAACAAGTGTAAAAGATAACAAATTAACAGACAATAAGCTTACAAAGACGCACAAAAAATTAGATAATAAAAGTAGTTATGATTCTAACCTTGCTCCTGATAATCATTTTTCTGAATCTGTGGATGATGAGAATAAAAATCCAAATAGCAAAACTAAAAAATGTATTTTTAATAGCAAAAAGCTATTTCTTAAAAGACAAAAAAAGAAGATTATGTCTCGAATTGGATTTTTAACACAAAAGCCCAATTTAATTAATACTGAAAATGTTTATAACAACATTATTAGGTCAATTTCACAATATGAAAATTGATTTTATAAACTGTTCAGCATAATTACTAAAAAACAGAAAATTAATATTTTCTCAAAATTAGATGAATTAGGAATTTTAGATAAAGCTTTCTATAAGGTTAGCGACCTTAGCGGCGGTCAGCAGCAAAGAGTCGAAATAGCTAAACTATTAGTCAAAAATGTTGACTTAATTTTAGCTGATGAGCCAACTTCAAACTTAGATCGTCAGAATAGTTTAGAAGTTTTAGCAATACTAAGAGAAATCTCTAAACAAGGCAAAACTATAATTGTCAATATTCATGACCTAGGTTTAGTTAAAAAAAATTTTGACAGAGTTATAGCTATTAAAAACAAAACTATTGTATTTGATAAATTAACTAAAGATGTTGAGCAATGTGAGTTAAATCAAATAATTGAAACAAAGACTTAG